In one window of Carassius auratus strain Wakin chromosome 28, ASM336829v1, whole genome shotgun sequence DNA:
- the LOC113046665 gene encoding transportin-2-like isoform X2: protein MEWQPDEQGLQQVLHLLKDSQSPNTAAQRAVQQKLEQLNQFPDFNNYLIFVLTRLKTEDEPTRSLSGLILKNNVKVHYQNFPPAVAHFIKQECLNNIGDPSPLIRATIGILITTISTKGELQTWPELLPHLCNMLDSEDYNICEGSFGALQKICEDSSELLDSDALNRPLNIMIPKFLQFFKHCSPKIRSHAIACVNQFIIGRAQALMDNIDTFIESLFALAADEESEVRKNVCRALVMLLEVRVDRLIPHMRSIVEYMLQRSQDPDENVALEACEFWLTLAEQPICKDVLSGHLAQLVPVLVNGMKYSEIDIILLKGDVEEDEAVPDNEQDIKPRFHKSRTVTLRHEGTEGEEGEESDEDDDDDDDSLSDWNLRKCSAAALDVLANVFRDELLPHLLPVLKELLFHPDWIVKESGILVLGAIAEGCMQDMVPYLPELIPHLIQCLCDKKALVRSIACWTLSRYAHWVVSQPPDPYLKPLMTELLKRILDSNKRVQEAACSAFATLEEEACTELVPYLSFILDTLVFAFSKYQHKNLLILYDAIGTLADSVGHHLNQPEYIQKLMPPLIQKWNELKDEDKDLFPLLECLSSVATALQSGFLPYCEPVYQRCVTLVQKNLAQAMMYNQHPDQYEAPDKDFMIVALDLLSGLAEGLGAHVEQLVTRSNIMTLIFQCMQDTMPEVRQSSFALLGDLTKACFLHVKPCIVCHWCPFTLSS from the exons ATGGAGTGGCAGCCGGATGAACAAGGCCTCCAGCAGGTCCTGCATCTCCTGAAAGACTCCCAGTCTCCGAACACCGCCGCGCAGAGAGCTGTGCAGCAG AAACTAGAGCAGCTCAACCAGTTTCCTGATTTCAACAACTATCTTATCTTCGTCCTGACGAGGCTGAAAACTGAAG ATGAGCCCACTCGATCTCTCAGCGGTCTGATACTGAAGAACAATGTAAAGGTTCACTATCAGAACTTCCCCCCTGCAGTCGCGCACTTCATCAAGCAGGAATGTTTAAACAACATCGGGGACCCTTCCCCTCTCATCCGCGCCACGATCG GCATCCTCATCACAACGATTTCCACCAAAGGGGAGCTGCAGACGTGGCCGGAGTTACTGCCTCATCTGTGCAACATGCTCGATTCAGAGGACTACAACATCTGTGAG GGCTCGTTCGGAGCTTTACAGAAGATCTGCGAGGACTCGTCTGAGCTCCTGGACAGCGACGCTCTCAACCGACCCCTCAACATCATGATTCCCAAGTTCCTGCAGTTCTTCAAACACTGCAGCCCCAAGATCAG GTCTCATGCTATTGCCTGTGTGAACCAGTTTATCATCGGAAGAGCACAAGCCCTGATGGACAACATTGACACCTTCATTGAG AGTCTGTTTGCGCTGGCCGCAGATGAGGAATCGGAGGTGCGCAAGAACGTGTGCAGGGCTCTGGTCATGCTGCTGGAGGTGCGAGTGGACCGCCTCATCCCTCACATGCGCAGTATCGTTGAG TACATGCTGCAGCGCTCACAGGACCCGGATGAGAACGTGGCTCTGGAGGCCTGTGAGTTCTGGCTTACGCTGGCTGAACAGCCCATCTGTAAGGACGTCCTGTCTGGACATCTTGCACA ACTGGTTCCTGTTCTGGTGAATGGCATGAAGTACTCTGAGATTGACATCATTTTGTTGAAG GGCGACGTGGAGGAAGACGAGGCCGTGCCGGACAACGAGCAGGACATAAAGCCACGCTTTCACAAGTCTCGCACCGTCACCCTTCGGCACGAGGGTACTGAGGGTGAGGAAGGAGAGGAGAGTGATGAGGATGACGATGATGACGACGACAGTTTGTCCGACTGGAATCTGC gaaagtgttCGGCGGCTGCCCTTGATGTCCTGGCAAACGTGTTTCGGGATGAGCTGCTGCCCCACCTGCTTCCAGTGCTGAAGGAGCTGCTGTTCCACCCGGACTGGATTGTTAAAGAGTCTGGCATCCTGGTGCTGGGAGCCATCGCTGAAG GCTGTATGCAGGATATGGTGCCGTACCTGCCGGAGTTGATTCCTCACCTGATCCAGTGTCTCTGTGATAAGAAAGCGCTGGTCCGCTCCATCGCCTGCTGGACTCTGAGCCGCTATGCACACTGGGTGGTCAGCCAGCCGCCAGACCCCTACCTCAAACCCCTCATGACCGAGCTGCTCAAACGCATCCTCGACAGCAACAAGAGGGTTCAAGAGGCCGCCTGCAG TGCGTTTGCTACTCTTGAAGAGGAGGCCTGTACAGAGCTGGTCCCCTACTTGAGCTTCATTCTGGACACGCTGGTGTTTGCCTTCAGCAAGTACCAGCACAAGAACCTGTTGATCCTCTACGACGCCATCGGGACCCTTGCTGACTCTGTGGGACACCATCTTAACCAGCCG GAATACATCCAAAAGCTCATGCCTCCTCTCATTCAGAAATGGAATGAGTTAAAAGATGAAGACAAGGATCTGTTCCCGTTGTTGGAG TGCCTGTCTTCAGTGGCCACAGCACTACAGAGCGGCTTCCTGCCCTACTGTGAACCAGTTTACCAGCGCTGTGTGACCCTGGTCCAGAAGAACCTCGCTCAAGCCATG ATGTATAACCAGCACCCTGACCAGTACGAGGCCCCTGATAAAGACTTCATGATTGTGGCCCTCGATCTGCTCAGCGGTCTGGCCGAGGGACTCGGAGCTCATGTAGAACAGCTGGTCACACGCAGCAACATCATGACCCTGATCTTCCAGTGCATGCAG GACACCATGCCAGAAGTGCGTCAGAGTTCGTTCGCTCTGCTGGGGGACCTGACTAAGGCATGTTTCCTTCACGTCAAGCCCTGCATCG TTTGTCATTGGTGTCCGTTTACACTCTCTAGCTGA
- the LOC113046665 gene encoding transportin-2-like isoform X1 — translation MEWQPDEQGLQQVLHLLKDSQSPNTAAQRAVQQKLEQLNQFPDFNNYLIFVLTRLKTEDEPTRSLSGLILKNNVKVHYQNFPPAVAHFIKQECLNNIGDPSPLIRATIGILITTISTKGELQTWPELLPHLCNMLDSEDYNICEGSFGALQKICEDSSELLDSDALNRPLNIMIPKFLQFFKHCSPKIRSHAIACVNQFIIGRAQALMDNIDTFIESLFALAADEESEVRKNVCRALVMLLEVRVDRLIPHMRSIVEYMLQRSQDPDENVALEACEFWLTLAEQPICKDVLSGHLAQLVPVLVNGMKYSEIDIILLKGDVEEDEAVPDNEQDIKPRFHKSRTVTLRHEGTEGEEGEESDEDDDDDDDSLSDWNLRKCSAAALDVLANVFRDELLPHLLPVLKELLFHPDWIVKESGILVLGAIAEGCMQDMVPYLPELIPHLIQCLCDKKALVRSIACWTLSRYAHWVVSQPPDPYLKPLMTELLKRILDSNKRVQEAACSAFATLEEEACTELVPYLSFILDTLVFAFSKYQHKNLLILYDAIGTLADSVGHHLNQPEYIQKLMPPLIQKWNELKDEDKDLFPLLECLSSVATALQSGFLPYCEPVYQRCVTLVQKNLAQAMMYNQHPDQYEAPDKDFMIVALDLLSGLAEGLGAHVEQLVTRSNIMTLIFQCMQDTMPEVRQSSFALLGDLTKACFLHVKPCIAEFLPVLGLNLNPEFISVCNNATWAIGEIAIQMGTEMQPFVALVLNSLVEIINRPNTPKTLLENTAITIGRLGYVCPQEVAPMLPQFIRPWCTSLRNIRDNEEKDSAFRGICVMIGVNPGGVVQDFIFFCDAVASWVNPKEDLRDMFYKILHGFKDQVGEDNWQQFSEQFPPLLKERLSACYGV, via the exons ATGGAGTGGCAGCCGGATGAACAAGGCCTCCAGCAGGTCCTGCATCTCCTGAAAGACTCCCAGTCTCCGAACACCGCCGCGCAGAGAGCTGTGCAGCAG AAACTAGAGCAGCTCAACCAGTTTCCTGATTTCAACAACTATCTTATCTTCGTCCTGACGAGGCTGAAAACTGAAG ATGAGCCCACTCGATCTCTCAGCGGTCTGATACTGAAGAACAATGTAAAGGTTCACTATCAGAACTTCCCCCCTGCAGTCGCGCACTTCATCAAGCAGGAATGTTTAAACAACATCGGGGACCCTTCCCCTCTCATCCGCGCCACGATCG GCATCCTCATCACAACGATTTCCACCAAAGGGGAGCTGCAGACGTGGCCGGAGTTACTGCCTCATCTGTGCAACATGCTCGATTCAGAGGACTACAACATCTGTGAG GGCTCGTTCGGAGCTTTACAGAAGATCTGCGAGGACTCGTCTGAGCTCCTGGACAGCGACGCTCTCAACCGACCCCTCAACATCATGATTCCCAAGTTCCTGCAGTTCTTCAAACACTGCAGCCCCAAGATCAG GTCTCATGCTATTGCCTGTGTGAACCAGTTTATCATCGGAAGAGCACAAGCCCTGATGGACAACATTGACACCTTCATTGAG AGTCTGTTTGCGCTGGCCGCAGATGAGGAATCGGAGGTGCGCAAGAACGTGTGCAGGGCTCTGGTCATGCTGCTGGAGGTGCGAGTGGACCGCCTCATCCCTCACATGCGCAGTATCGTTGAG TACATGCTGCAGCGCTCACAGGACCCGGATGAGAACGTGGCTCTGGAGGCCTGTGAGTTCTGGCTTACGCTGGCTGAACAGCCCATCTGTAAGGACGTCCTGTCTGGACATCTTGCACA ACTGGTTCCTGTTCTGGTGAATGGCATGAAGTACTCTGAGATTGACATCATTTTGTTGAAG GGCGACGTGGAGGAAGACGAGGCCGTGCCGGACAACGAGCAGGACATAAAGCCACGCTTTCACAAGTCTCGCACCGTCACCCTTCGGCACGAGGGTACTGAGGGTGAGGAAGGAGAGGAGAGTGATGAGGATGACGATGATGACGACGACAGTTTGTCCGACTGGAATCTGC gaaagtgttCGGCGGCTGCCCTTGATGTCCTGGCAAACGTGTTTCGGGATGAGCTGCTGCCCCACCTGCTTCCAGTGCTGAAGGAGCTGCTGTTCCACCCGGACTGGATTGTTAAAGAGTCTGGCATCCTGGTGCTGGGAGCCATCGCTGAAG GCTGTATGCAGGATATGGTGCCGTACCTGCCGGAGTTGATTCCTCACCTGATCCAGTGTCTCTGTGATAAGAAAGCGCTGGTCCGCTCCATCGCCTGCTGGACTCTGAGCCGCTATGCACACTGGGTGGTCAGCCAGCCGCCAGACCCCTACCTCAAACCCCTCATGACCGAGCTGCTCAAACGCATCCTCGACAGCAACAAGAGGGTTCAAGAGGCCGCCTGCAG TGCGTTTGCTACTCTTGAAGAGGAGGCCTGTACAGAGCTGGTCCCCTACTTGAGCTTCATTCTGGACACGCTGGTGTTTGCCTTCAGCAAGTACCAGCACAAGAACCTGTTGATCCTCTACGACGCCATCGGGACCCTTGCTGACTCTGTGGGACACCATCTTAACCAGCCG GAATACATCCAAAAGCTCATGCCTCCTCTCATTCAGAAATGGAATGAGTTAAAAGATGAAGACAAGGATCTGTTCCCGTTGTTGGAG TGCCTGTCTTCAGTGGCCACAGCACTACAGAGCGGCTTCCTGCCCTACTGTGAACCAGTTTACCAGCGCTGTGTGACCCTGGTCCAGAAGAACCTCGCTCAAGCCATG ATGTATAACCAGCACCCTGACCAGTACGAGGCCCCTGATAAAGACTTCATGATTGTGGCCCTCGATCTGCTCAGCGGTCTGGCCGAGGGACTCGGAGCTCATGTAGAACAGCTGGTCACACGCAGCAACATCATGACCCTGATCTTCCAGTGCATGCAG GACACCATGCCAGAAGTGCGTCAGAGTTCGTTCGCTCTGCTGGGGGACCTGACTAAGGCATGTTTCCTTCACGTCAAGCCCTGCATCG CTGAGTTCTTGCCTGTGCTGGGCCTCAATCTCAACCCGGAGTTCATATCGGTGTGCAACAATGCCACATGGGCCATCGGAGAGATCGCCATACAGATGG GTACGGAGATGCAGCCGTTTGTGGCCCTGGTTCTCAATAGCCTTGTGGAGATCATCAACAGACCTAATACACCCAAAACTCTGCTGGAGAACACGG ccATTACGATTGGTCGGCTGGGATATGTGTGCCCACAGGAAGTTGCCCCCATGTTGCCGCAGTTCATTCGCCCTTG GTGCACGTCACTTAGAAACATCCGGGACAATGAAGAGAAAGACTCCGCCTTCAGGGGCATTTGCGTAATGATTGGGGTAAATCCTGGAGGTGTCGTACAG GACTTCATCTTCTTCTGTGACGCTGTGGCCTCCTGGGTAAATCCCAAAGAGGATCTGAGGGACATGTTCTACAAG ATTTTGCACGGCTTCAAGGATCAGGTCGGTGAGGATAACTGGCAGCAGTTCTCTGAACAGTTTCCACCGCTGCTGAAGGAGAGGCTTTCAGCCTGCTATGGTGTGTAG